The following coding sequences lie in one Desulfitibacter alkalitolerans DSM 16504 genomic window:
- a CDS encoding reverse transcriptase domain-containing protein, with protein MTKPTSDILERIYKNSSEHKDGVYTRLYRYLLRDDIYYLAYQKLYSNKGASTKGIDNDTADGFGKKYVDSLIKELSDGTYTPKPVRREYIKKKNGKMRPLGIPSFRDKLLQEVIRNFLEAIYEPTFSDFSHGFRPKRSCHTALEQAKLYFRGAKWFIEGDIKGCFDDIDHDKLIEILQRKIKDSRFINVIRSFLKAGYMEDWKYHQTYSGCPQGGILSPILANIYLNELDNEIAKIKQAFDKPATRKITPEHSSLSAKLFKRRKKLKSATGEQRTALLSEIRDLEEQYRKTPSKMQDDKKVSYVRYADDFLIAVNGSKEDCVKLKEQLAKFLFDEYKLTLSKDKTLITHSSERVRFLGYDISVRRNQEYMTDSRGRKARHLNNTVALSVPFEKIEKHMFEKGFVRQTEAKKFRPLHKKGWLYLPDAEIVERYNAEIRGIVNYYYLASNLYKLQYFAYLMEYSCLATLAGKHNSTIKKIVAKHKQGKDWAIKYKTENGATKEKRIVKLKDCKGKCEDKIVQHRYSVNTNATIRARLQAGICELCGSKDKASYEVHHVPSVKGLDGTSLWEQIMKSKRRKTLVVCEDCHKAIHDD; from the coding sequence GTGACAAAACCAACATCTGATATTTTGGAGCGTATTTACAAGAATTCAAGCGAGCACAAAGACGGTGTCTACACACGTCTGTACCGTTATCTCCTACGAGATGACATTTATTACCTTGCATATCAAAAGCTATATTCCAACAAGGGTGCATCAACCAAAGGCATTGATAATGATACTGCCGACGGTTTTGGAAAAAAGTACGTTGACAGCTTAATAAAAGAACTGTCAGACGGAACATATACACCTAAGCCGGTTCGCAGAGAATATATCAAGAAGAAAAACGGCAAAATGCGGCCTTTAGGAATACCGTCATTCAGAGATAAGCTGCTGCAAGAGGTAATACGTAACTTTTTGGAAGCAATCTATGAGCCTACATTCAGTGACTTTTCGCACGGGTTTAGACCTAAGAGGAGCTGTCACACAGCCCTTGAACAGGCAAAACTATATTTTAGGGGTGCAAAATGGTTCATTGAAGGCGACATCAAAGGATGCTTTGACGACATTGACCATGACAAGCTGATTGAGATTTTGCAAAGGAAAATCAAGGATAGCAGATTTATTAATGTTATCCGTAGTTTTTTGAAAGCAGGATACATGGAGGACTGGAAATACCATCAAACATATTCCGGCTGTCCGCAAGGCGGCATCCTTTCTCCAATTCTTGCCAACATCTATCTTAATGAGCTAGACAATGAAATCGCGAAAATAAAGCAAGCCTTTGATAAGCCTGCAACCAGAAAAATCACACCTGAACATAGCTCCTTAAGTGCGAAACTCTTTAAAAGAAGGAAAAAACTGAAAAGTGCCACAGGCGAACAAAGAACAGCCTTGTTATCTGAAATTCGCGACCTGGAAGAACAATACCGAAAAACACCCTCAAAAATGCAGGATGACAAAAAGGTATCGTACGTCAGGTATGCCGATGATTTTCTGATAGCGGTAAATGGCAGTAAAGAAGATTGCGTAAAGCTTAAAGAGCAGTTAGCAAAGTTTCTTTTTGACGAATACAAACTCACTCTAAGCAAAGACAAAACCCTGATTACACACAGCAGTGAGCGAGTAAGATTCTTAGGCTATGATATATCGGTTAGGCGAAATCAAGAATATATGACCGATAGCAGGGGACGTAAGGCAAGACATCTAAATAACACTGTTGCATTAAGCGTACCATTTGAGAAAATCGAAAAGCATATGTTTGAGAAAGGATTTGTCCGTCAAACTGAAGCGAAAAAGTTTAGACCGCTACACAAAAAAGGCTGGTTGTACCTACCTGACGCAGAAATTGTTGAACGATACAATGCGGAGATTCGTGGGATAGTGAATTACTATTACCTTGCCTCAAATCTATACAAGCTGCAATATTTCGCTTATCTGATGGAATACAGTTGTCTTGCTACGCTTGCAGGAAAACACAATTCCACAATTAAGAAAATAGTAGCCAAACATAAGCAAGGCAAGGATTGGGCCATCAAGTATAAAACGGAAAATGGCGCAACCAAAGAAAAGCGAATTGTAAAACTAAAGGACTGCAAGGGTAAGTGCGAGGACAAGATTGTACAACACAGATATTCTGTAAATACAAATGCGACAATTAGGGCGCGACTACAGGCAGGGATTTGTGAATTGTGCGGTAGTAAAGATAAAGCCAGCTATGAGGTTCATCATGTGCCGAGTGTAAAAGGGCTGGACGGAACATCGCTTTGGGAGCAGATAATGAAATCCAAACGTAGAAAAACCTTAGTGGTATGTGAAGATTGTCATAAGGCAATCCATGACGATTAG
- a CDS encoding DUF3852 domain-containing protein, with protein MKKKKKLLYLFCVTLVLISIFCMTAYAAPTGDVAGAIESTWKDASAQIKTVVNKVVFPAIDLILAVFFFAKLGMAYFDYRKHGMFEWTAPAILFACLIFTLTAPLYIWQILGM; from the coding sequence ATGAAAAAAAAGAAAAAGCTCTTATACCTTTTTTGCGTCACCCTTGTCCTTATCAGCATTTTCTGCATGACCGCCTATGCCGCTCCTACCGGCGATGTTGCGGGAGCCATAGAAAGCACATGGAAGGACGCATCCGCACAGATTAAAACTGTGGTCAACAAGGTTGTTTTCCCTGCAATCGACCTGATTCTTGCTGTGTTTTTCTTCGCCAAACTGGGGATGGCGTACTTCGACTATAGAAAACACGGAATGTTTGAGTGGACGGCTCCTGCTATTCTCTTCGCCTGCTTGATATTTACCCTCACAGCGCCGCTTTATATTTGGCAGATTCTTGGCATGTAA
- a CDS encoding conjugal transfer protein TrbL family protein, translating into MFIWDFAADTVLGQIMDWIYAQIIGFLGEFFAMMGNMGAELFEMSWVQAIVLFFSYLAWALYGTGLVVSAFECGIEYQSGRGSIKDTALNAIKGFMAVSLFTIVPVELYKLAITLQGAFTSGITGLAAADSSISTMAAAALASIGDVLVSPIMGIFCLILMGYAVIKVFFANLKRGGILLIQIAVGSLYMFSVPRGYIDGFVSWCKQVVGLCLTAFLQATILVAGLMVFNSNMLLGLGLMLAASEIPRIAGQFGLDTSTRGNLMSTMYAAQTAMNITRTVVRAVAK; encoded by the coding sequence ATGTTCATATGGGATTTTGCTGCTGACACTGTCCTCGGACAGATTATGGACTGGATCTATGCTCAGATAATCGGCTTTCTTGGTGAATTCTTCGCTATGATGGGCAACATGGGAGCCGAGCTGTTCGAGATGAGCTGGGTGCAGGCTATTGTGCTGTTCTTTTCCTATCTTGCATGGGCGCTTTATGGGACAGGGCTAGTAGTTTCCGCCTTTGAATGCGGCATTGAATACCAAAGCGGCAGGGGCAGCATCAAGGACACAGCTTTAAATGCCATCAAAGGCTTTATGGCTGTCAGCCTGTTTACCATTGTGCCGGTGGAACTGTACAAGCTGGCGATTACCCTGCAGGGCGCCTTCACATCCGGCATCACAGGACTTGCGGCGGCAGACAGCAGCATCAGCACCATGGCTGCCGCTGCCCTTGCCAGCATAGGCGATGTCTTAGTCAGTCCCATTATGGGGATATTCTGTTTGATCCTCATGGGCTATGCGGTAATCAAAGTGTTTTTTGCCAACCTCAAGAGAGGGGGAATTCTGCTCATCCAGATTGCCGTGGGCAGCCTGTATATGTTCAGTGTCCCCAGAGGATATATAGACGGATTCGTATCATGGTGCAAGCAGGTGGTGGGTTTATGCCTGACCGCATTTTTACAGGCGACCATCCTCGTTGCAGGGCTCATGGTGTTTAACAGCAACATGCTTCTGGGACTTGGCCTTATGCTTGCAGCTTCAGAGATACCACGGATCGCCGGGCAGTTCGGACTTGACACCAGCACCAGGGGCAATCTCATGAGCACCATGTATGCGGCGCAGACTGCGATGAACATAACGCGCACAGTGGTAAGGGCGGTGGCAAAATGA
- a CDS encoding DUF4406 domain-containing protein codes for MTDMKLVYICSPYAGDIEYNTKMAIAYCRYAADCGVIPLAPHLLMPRFLCESNPVERELGIKMGLKLLALCSELWVFGDRISEGMRREIEEAERIGIKIIDQDSNKIQGVMNMKRWGIWAKRSAASICGAAEAWLKSEGKIQIFDTYEEAAEKASTLMKNIGTANVSYYPKEIEIELNEDQSPGINMKL; via the coding sequence ATGACGGATATGAAGCTGGTCTATATTTGTTCTCCCTATGCCGGAGATATTGAATATAACACCAAAATGGCAATAGCATACTGCCGCTACGCCGCAGACTGTGGCGTAATTCCCCTGGCTCCCCATTTGCTGATGCCGAGATTTCTCTGTGAATCGAATCCGGTAGAACGAGAGCTGGGAATCAAAATGGGGCTTAAGCTTCTTGCCTTATGCTCCGAGCTGTGGGTGTTCGGCGATAGGATATCCGAGGGTATGCGGCGTGAAATTGAGGAAGCCGAAAGGATCGGGATTAAAATTATTGATCAAGATTCAAATAAAATTCAGGGAGTGATGAACATGAAGCGATGGGGAATTTGGGCAAAGCGCAGTGCCGCCTCTATCTGCGGAGCTGCTGAAGCTTGGCTGAAATCAGAAGGCAAGATACAAATCTTTGATACTTATGAGGAAGCTGCCGAGAAAGCAAGCACACTTATGAAAAACATTGGCACAGCAAATGTCTCCTACTATCCCAAGGAAATAGAAATTGAACTAAATGAAGATCAATCCCCTGGCATAAACATGAAGCTATAA